The Musa acuminata AAA Group cultivar baxijiao chromosome BXJ2-2, Cavendish_Baxijiao_AAA, whole genome shotgun sequence genome has a segment encoding these proteins:
- the LOC135586283 gene encoding large ribosomal subunit protein uL30x-like, whose protein sequence is MADDEPQPLNYVQETVLKKRKNNEEWVIKKRERLAERKKSKESLKPAIKRPEEFVKEYRDKELDFVRMKQRLKLRKSSNDAIKCKLLFVIRIHGSRDMHPRTRQILNKLRLRHILSGVFLKANEANLRMLLTVEPFITYGYPTLKSVRELVYKKGCGNIEKERTPLTDNNVIEQALGKYGIICLEDVVHEIATVGSHFKEVTSFLWPFKLKCPERRLQMKKKLYKEGGDAGNREDHINELIDKLN, encoded by the exons ATGGCTGACGACGAGCCGCAGCCCCTTAACTATGTCCAAGAGACAGtgttgaagaaaagaaaaaacaatgaGGAATGGGTTATCAAGAAAAGGGAGCGATTAGCAGAGCGAAAGAAAAGTAAAGAAAGCTTGAAGCCTGCCATTAAAAGGCCTGAAGAGTTTGTCAAAGAATATCGTGACAAA GAGCTGGACTTTGTTCGCATGAAGCAGAGGCTAAAGCTACGGAAATCTTCCAATGATGCCATAAAGTGTAAGTTACTTTTTGTTATTCGCATCCATGG ATCAAGGGATATGCATCCCCGGACAAGACAAATCTTAAATAAGTTGCGGTTGAGACATATCTTAAGTGGTGTATTTCTGAAAGCCAATGAAGCAAATTTGAGAATGCTTCTGACTGTAGAACCGTTCATTACTTATGg TTATCCTACTTTGAAAAGTGTGAGGGAGCTTGTTTACAAGAAGGGCTGTGGAAATATAGAAAAGGAGAGGACTCCTCTTACTGACAACAACGTCATTGAGCAG GCACTTGGGAAGTATGGTATCATCTGTCTTGAAGATGTCGTGCATGAGATCGCCACAGTGGGATCACATTTCAAGGAGGTTACCAGCTTCCTGTGGCCATTCAAGCTTAAATGCCCAGAACGCAGATTACAGATGAAGAAAAAGCTCTACAAGGAGGGTGGCGATGCAGGCAACCGTGAAGATCACATCAATGAGCTCATTGATAAGCTGAACTAA
- the LOC135605213 gene encoding protein NLP2-like isoform X2: MDGFTPLQGGDKSPESDDLIGHSALMNIDTFTELCNPSIADQLFVQFSYSSRSNSQPQTMEVAVGMSKASNSMVGVHSSIGGNSAAQRNILQSQVISDPLHVDMTGKIASSSSFPPCDVPEADETENVIPRPTVGASLAEKLLKALSLFKESAGGGILAQAWLPLKQGNEYVLSTSYQPYLLDQVLAGYREASRLFTFSVREAPGSVLGLPGRVFISKMPEWTSNILYYNRLEYLRVDHALNYKVQGTLALPIFCPNEHSCCAVLELVTKKEKPDFDIEVASVCNALQAVNLKTIKAHPTQQSLQTSQESAFTEILNVLRAVCHAHMLPLALTWIPFSYFDQVMDENTKNGNKEESFILKKETMLCIRESACYVNDQRMLGFLHACSENYLQKEQGIVGKAILSYQPIFFSDIKAFDVHHYPLAHHARKFGLHAAVAIRLRSTYTGNDDYILEFFLPVNCRGSDEQQLLLNNLSVTLQRICRSLRTISDADVAGYDASGIRIDRSGIDLSSTNSSEKNSQARHGEQNSASSLSDVQNMGPDNQREGCHLGQINCGSKRQPRKSSRKLQKNVSLSDLQQYYSGTLKDAAKSIGVCPTTLKRICRENGISRWPSRKIKKVNHSVQKIQSVINSAPGILEKLRYDPTTGSLVTEVSSPEIEISSASAGQGVLPMYSIKRFENKQFEGTSEVAKCLIGDSQHMESSGQLKFLRGEQEKAHVASLDRYNEYKHTLVGGVSDLAEARCHRDGSIKGDIHSESLECHMVSRCLFSKLAMEEMQTETGACDQNAKDNSSFGYRNPCSNRPVSSSGSSSSEQTAKKSVETDLMPVETSKLPVNGGSAICVKATYKEDLVRFKFYPFMGCNQLFEEIGKRFNLSIGTFQLKYKDDEEEWVMLVTDSDLQECIEMLESLESQSVRLLVQDIPSAVGSSGSSNSLFLKS; encoded by the exons ATGGATGGATTTACACCATTGCAGGGTGGAGACAAGAGTCCAGAGTCAGACGATCTCATTGGCCACTCGGCCTTGATGAATATTGATACTTTTACTGAGTTGTGCAACCCTTCAATCGCTGATCAGTTATTTGTGCAATTCAGTTACTCCAGTCGGTCAAATTCTCAACCACAAACCATGGAAGTGGCAGTTGGAATGAGCAAAGCTTCAAATAGCATGGTCGGTGTTCATTCTAGCATTGGAGGCAATTCAGCAGCCCAAAGGAATATTTTGCAGTCCCAGGTTATCTCAGATCCTCTGCACGTTGACATGACTGGAAAAATTGCATCCAGCAGCTCTTTCCCTCCATGTGATGTCCCTGAGGCTGATGAGACTGAGAATGTGATCCCTAGACCAACTGTAGGTGCTTCTCTTGCTGAAAAGTTACTGAAGGCGCTGTCCTTGTTTAAGGAATCTGCTGGAGGTGGTATACTTGCCCAAGCATGGTTGCCTCTCAAACAAGGCAATGAATATGTACTAAGCACCTCTTATCAGCCCTATCTACTTGACCAAGTTCTTGCAGGATATCGGGAAGCCTCAAGGCTGTTCACTTTCTCTGTAAGAGAAGCACCTGGGTCAGTCCTTGGGCTTCCTGGTCGTGTATTCATATCTAAGATGCCAGAGTGGACATCAAACATTTTATACTATAATCGGCTAGAGTACTTGCGAGTGGATCATGCACTCAACTATAAAGTCCAAGGAACCCTTGCATTGCCAATTTTTTGTCCCAATGAGCATTCATGTTGTGCAGTCCTTGAGCTTGTCACAAAGAAGGAGAAGCCCGATTTTGACATAGAAGTTGCCAGTGTTTGCAATGCCTTGCAG GCTGTGAATCTGAAGACCATCAAAGCACATCCTACACAACAG TCTCTTCAAACTAGTCAGGAGTCTGCCTTCACAGAAATTTTAAATGTCTTGAGAGCTGTCTGTCATGCACACATGTTGCCTTTGGCACTTACATGGATACCTTTTAGCTATTTTGATCAGGTTAtggatgaaaatacaaaaaatggtAATAAGGAGGAAAGTTTTATTTTAAAGAAGGAAACCATGCTCTGTATCCGCGAGTCAGCTTGTTATGTCAATGATCAACGAATGCTGGGCTTTTTACATGCTTGTTCAGAGAACTACCTTCAAAAAGAGCAGGGTATTGTAGGAAAAGCAATTCTAtcatatcaacctattttctttTCTGACATAAAAGCATTTGATGTCCACCATTATCCACTCGCACATCATGCCCGCAAGTTTGGGCTGCATGCTGCTGTTGCAATCAGGCTGAGGAGTACTTACACTGGAAATGATGATTACATACTAGAGTTCTTTCTTCCAGTCAATTGCAGAGGTAGTGATGAACAACAGCTTTTGTTAAACAACCTCTCAGTTACATTGCAGAGGATCTGTAGAAGCTTGAGAACCATTTCAGACGCTGACGTAGCTGGCTATGATGCCTCTGGAATCAGGATAGATAGATCAGGAATAGATCTCAGTTCAACAAATTCCTCTGAGAAAAATAGTCAAGCAAGACATGGTGAACAAAATTCTGCCAGCTCACTCTCTGATGTCCAAAATATGGGGCCTGATAACCAAAGAGAGGGTTGTCATCTTGGTCAG ATAAATTGTGGTTCAAAAAGGCAGCCAAGGAAATCAAGCAGGAAACTGCAAAAGAATGTTAGCTTGAGTGATCTTCAGCAATACTATTCTGGAACACTAAAGGATGCTGCAAAAAGCATTGGTG TTTGTCCAACAACACTGAAAAGGATATGCAGGGAGAATGGAATTTCAAGGTGGCCATCTCGTAAGATAAAGAAAGTCAATCATTCAGTGCAGAAGATCCAGAGTGTGATAAATTCTGCACCAGGAATACTGGAAAAGTTAAGGTATGATCCCACCACCGGGAGTCTTGTTACAGAAGTCTCCTCACCAGAAATAGAAATATCTTCAGCATCAGCAGGTCAGGGAGTATTGCCCATGTATTCCATTAAAAGATTTGAAAACAAGCAGTTTGAAGGGACATCAGAAGTGGCGAAATGCTTGATTGGTGATAGCCAGCATATGGAGAGTTCAGGTCAACTGAAATTTCTTCGTGGTGAACAAGAGAAAGCCCATGTTGCTTCACTTGATCGCTACAATGAATATAAGCATACTTTGGTTGGAGGAGTGTCCGATCTTGCTGAAGCGAGATGTCATCGAGATGGTTCTATCAAAGGTGATATACATTCAGAGAGTCTTGAGTGTCACATGGTGTCAAGGTGCCTATTCTCAAAACTAGCAATGGAAGAGATGCAGACAGAAACTGGTGCATGTGATCAGAACGCAAAAGATAATAGTAGCTTCGGATATAGAAATCCTTGTTCCAACAGGCCAGTCTCATCCAGTGGTAGCTCATCAAGTGAACAAACTGCCAAAAAGAGTGTAGAAACTGATTTGATGCCTGTTGAGACCAGTAAGTTGCCGGTTAATGGTGGCTCTGCCATTTGTGTGAAGGCTACATATAAAGAGGATTTGGTGCGGTTCAAGTTCTATCCGTTCATGGGTTGCAATCAATTGTTTGAGGAAATAGGAAAGCGATTCAACTTGTCAATTGGGACATTCCAGCTCAAGTACAAAGATGACGAAGAAGAGTGGGTCATGTTGGTGACCGACTCTGATCTGCAAGAGTGCATTGAAATGCTGGAGTCATTAGAATCCCAAAGTGTGAGGCTTCTAGTTCAAGATATTCCTAGTGCTGTTGGCAGCTCAGGCAGTAGCAACAGTTTGTTTCTGAAGTCTTGA
- the LOC135605213 gene encoding protein NLP2-like isoform X1, with protein sequence MDGFTPLQGGDKSPESDDLIGHSALMNIDTFTELCNPSIADQLFVQFSYSSRSNSQPQTMEVAVGMSKASNSMVGVHSSIGGNSAAQRNILQSQVISDPLHVDMTGKIASSSSFPPCDVPEADETENVIPRPTVGASLAEKLLKALSLFKESAGGGILAQAWLPLKQGNEYVLSTSYQPYLLDQVLAGYREASRLFTFSVREAPGSVLGLPGRVFISKMPEWTSNILYYNRLEYLRVDHALNYKVQGTLALPIFCPNEHSCCAVLELVTKKEKPDFDIEVASVCNALQVKVLLIVNLQAVNLKTIKAHPTQQSLQTSQESAFTEILNVLRAVCHAHMLPLALTWIPFSYFDQVMDENTKNGNKEESFILKKETMLCIRESACYVNDQRMLGFLHACSENYLQKEQGIVGKAILSYQPIFFSDIKAFDVHHYPLAHHARKFGLHAAVAIRLRSTYTGNDDYILEFFLPVNCRGSDEQQLLLNNLSVTLQRICRSLRTISDADVAGYDASGIRIDRSGIDLSSTNSSEKNSQARHGEQNSASSLSDVQNMGPDNQREGCHLGQINCGSKRQPRKSSRKLQKNVSLSDLQQYYSGTLKDAAKSIGVCPTTLKRICRENGISRWPSRKIKKVNHSVQKIQSVINSAPGILEKLRYDPTTGSLVTEVSSPEIEISSASAGQGVLPMYSIKRFENKQFEGTSEVAKCLIGDSQHMESSGQLKFLRGEQEKAHVASLDRYNEYKHTLVGGVSDLAEARCHRDGSIKGDIHSESLECHMVSRCLFSKLAMEEMQTETGACDQNAKDNSSFGYRNPCSNRPVSSSGSSSSEQTAKKSVETDLMPVETSKLPVNGGSAICVKATYKEDLVRFKFYPFMGCNQLFEEIGKRFNLSIGTFQLKYKDDEEEWVMLVTDSDLQECIEMLESLESQSVRLLVQDIPSAVGSSGSSNSLFLKS encoded by the exons ATGGATGGATTTACACCATTGCAGGGTGGAGACAAGAGTCCAGAGTCAGACGATCTCATTGGCCACTCGGCCTTGATGAATATTGATACTTTTACTGAGTTGTGCAACCCTTCAATCGCTGATCAGTTATTTGTGCAATTCAGTTACTCCAGTCGGTCAAATTCTCAACCACAAACCATGGAAGTGGCAGTTGGAATGAGCAAAGCTTCAAATAGCATGGTCGGTGTTCATTCTAGCATTGGAGGCAATTCAGCAGCCCAAAGGAATATTTTGCAGTCCCAGGTTATCTCAGATCCTCTGCACGTTGACATGACTGGAAAAATTGCATCCAGCAGCTCTTTCCCTCCATGTGATGTCCCTGAGGCTGATGAGACTGAGAATGTGATCCCTAGACCAACTGTAGGTGCTTCTCTTGCTGAAAAGTTACTGAAGGCGCTGTCCTTGTTTAAGGAATCTGCTGGAGGTGGTATACTTGCCCAAGCATGGTTGCCTCTCAAACAAGGCAATGAATATGTACTAAGCACCTCTTATCAGCCCTATCTACTTGACCAAGTTCTTGCAGGATATCGGGAAGCCTCAAGGCTGTTCACTTTCTCTGTAAGAGAAGCACCTGGGTCAGTCCTTGGGCTTCCTGGTCGTGTATTCATATCTAAGATGCCAGAGTGGACATCAAACATTTTATACTATAATCGGCTAGAGTACTTGCGAGTGGATCATGCACTCAACTATAAAGTCCAAGGAACCCTTGCATTGCCAATTTTTTGTCCCAATGAGCATTCATGTTGTGCAGTCCTTGAGCTTGTCACAAAGAAGGAGAAGCCCGATTTTGACATAGAAGTTGCCAGTGTTTGCAATGCCTTGCAG GTAAAAGTTCTACTTATTGTTAATCTGCAGGCTGTGAATCTGAAGACCATCAAAGCACATCCTACACAACAG TCTCTTCAAACTAGTCAGGAGTCTGCCTTCACAGAAATTTTAAATGTCTTGAGAGCTGTCTGTCATGCACACATGTTGCCTTTGGCACTTACATGGATACCTTTTAGCTATTTTGATCAGGTTAtggatgaaaatacaaaaaatggtAATAAGGAGGAAAGTTTTATTTTAAAGAAGGAAACCATGCTCTGTATCCGCGAGTCAGCTTGTTATGTCAATGATCAACGAATGCTGGGCTTTTTACATGCTTGTTCAGAGAACTACCTTCAAAAAGAGCAGGGTATTGTAGGAAAAGCAATTCTAtcatatcaacctattttctttTCTGACATAAAAGCATTTGATGTCCACCATTATCCACTCGCACATCATGCCCGCAAGTTTGGGCTGCATGCTGCTGTTGCAATCAGGCTGAGGAGTACTTACACTGGAAATGATGATTACATACTAGAGTTCTTTCTTCCAGTCAATTGCAGAGGTAGTGATGAACAACAGCTTTTGTTAAACAACCTCTCAGTTACATTGCAGAGGATCTGTAGAAGCTTGAGAACCATTTCAGACGCTGACGTAGCTGGCTATGATGCCTCTGGAATCAGGATAGATAGATCAGGAATAGATCTCAGTTCAACAAATTCCTCTGAGAAAAATAGTCAAGCAAGACATGGTGAACAAAATTCTGCCAGCTCACTCTCTGATGTCCAAAATATGGGGCCTGATAACCAAAGAGAGGGTTGTCATCTTGGTCAG ATAAATTGTGGTTCAAAAAGGCAGCCAAGGAAATCAAGCAGGAAACTGCAAAAGAATGTTAGCTTGAGTGATCTTCAGCAATACTATTCTGGAACACTAAAGGATGCTGCAAAAAGCATTGGTG TTTGTCCAACAACACTGAAAAGGATATGCAGGGAGAATGGAATTTCAAGGTGGCCATCTCGTAAGATAAAGAAAGTCAATCATTCAGTGCAGAAGATCCAGAGTGTGATAAATTCTGCACCAGGAATACTGGAAAAGTTAAGGTATGATCCCACCACCGGGAGTCTTGTTACAGAAGTCTCCTCACCAGAAATAGAAATATCTTCAGCATCAGCAGGTCAGGGAGTATTGCCCATGTATTCCATTAAAAGATTTGAAAACAAGCAGTTTGAAGGGACATCAGAAGTGGCGAAATGCTTGATTGGTGATAGCCAGCATATGGAGAGTTCAGGTCAACTGAAATTTCTTCGTGGTGAACAAGAGAAAGCCCATGTTGCTTCACTTGATCGCTACAATGAATATAAGCATACTTTGGTTGGAGGAGTGTCCGATCTTGCTGAAGCGAGATGTCATCGAGATGGTTCTATCAAAGGTGATATACATTCAGAGAGTCTTGAGTGTCACATGGTGTCAAGGTGCCTATTCTCAAAACTAGCAATGGAAGAGATGCAGACAGAAACTGGTGCATGTGATCAGAACGCAAAAGATAATAGTAGCTTCGGATATAGAAATCCTTGTTCCAACAGGCCAGTCTCATCCAGTGGTAGCTCATCAAGTGAACAAACTGCCAAAAAGAGTGTAGAAACTGATTTGATGCCTGTTGAGACCAGTAAGTTGCCGGTTAATGGTGGCTCTGCCATTTGTGTGAAGGCTACATATAAAGAGGATTTGGTGCGGTTCAAGTTCTATCCGTTCATGGGTTGCAATCAATTGTTTGAGGAAATAGGAAAGCGATTCAACTTGTCAATTGGGACATTCCAGCTCAAGTACAAAGATGACGAAGAAGAGTGGGTCATGTTGGTGACCGACTCTGATCTGCAAGAGTGCATTGAAATGCTGGAGTCATTAGAATCCCAAAGTGTGAGGCTTCTAGTTCAAGATATTCCTAGTGCTGTTGGCAGCTCAGGCAGTAGCAACAGTTTGTTTCTGAAGTCTTGA
- the LOC135605219 gene encoding large ribosomal subunit protein uL30x-like: MADDEPQPLNYVQETVLKKRKNNEEWVIKKRERLAERKKSKESLKPAIKRPEEFVKEYRDKELDFVRMKQRLKLRKSSNDAIKSKLLFVIRIHGSKDMHPRTRQILNKLRLRHILSGVFLKANEANLRMLLTVEPFITYGYPTLKSVRELVYKKGCGNIEKERTPLTDNNVIEQALGKYGIICLEDVVHEIATVGSHFKEVTSFLWPFKLKCPERRLQMKKKLYKEGGDAGNREDHINELIDKLN, encoded by the exons ATGGCTGACGACGAGCCGCAGCCCCTTAACTATGTCCAAGAGACAGtgttgaagaaaagaaaaaacaatgaGGAATGGGTTATCAAGAAAAGGGAGCGATTAGCAGAGCGAAAGAAAAGTAAAGAAAGCTTGAAGCCTGCCATTAAAAGGCCTGAAGAGTTTGTCAAAGAATATCGTGACAAA GAGCTGGACTTTGTTCGCATGAAGCAGAGGCTAAAGCTACGGAAATCTTCCAATGATGCCATAAAGTCTAAGTTACTTTTTGTTATTCGCATCCATGG ATCAAAGGATATGCATCCCCGGACAAGACAAATCTTAAATAAGTTGCGGTTGAGACATATCTTAAGTGGTGTATTTCTGAAAGCCAATGAAGCAAATTTGAGAATGCTTCTGACTGTAGAACCGTTCATTACTTATGg TTATCCTACTTTGAAAAGTGTGAGGGAGCTTGTTTACAAGAAGGGCTGTGGAAATATAGAAAAGGAGAGGACTCCTCTTACTGACAACAACGTCATTGAGCAG GCACTTGGGAAGTATGGTATCATCTGTCTTGAAGATGTCGTGCATGAGATCGCCACAGTGGGATCACATTTCAAGGAGGTTACCAGCTTCCTGTGGCCATTCAAGCTTAAATGCCCAGAACGCAGATTACAGATGAAGAAAAAGCTCTACAAGGAGGGTGGCGATGCAGGCAACCGTGAAGATCACATCAATGAGCTCATTGATAAGCTGAACTAA